The following proteins are encoded in a genomic region of Arachis ipaensis cultivar K30076 chromosome B02, Araip1.1, whole genome shotgun sequence:
- the LOC107625750 gene encoding zinc finger CCCH domain-containing protein 48-like, whose product MAVITTTRRSERFRRTTPPTCTYWLAGRCNRNPCRFSHSSPTLPSNAYYNGNTTYKHSKQPTNCASKALEKPANRAPMAVVSVEKPTKCEPMAMSDEKITVCGLEAVSVEKPTKCEQKAVLIEKTADVEDVDTVVAKAPVEKSRSICKYWMTDTCVHGDLCQNLHSWFYGDGFSTLAKLHEHKKAVTGIALPAGSDKLYSGSTDGTVRAWDCNTGRCLGVINLNSEVTSLVSEGSWIFAGVKNAVKAWNIQTGADFTLDGPMGQVLSLNVGNDILLAGAEDGVIYAWRVSSDPKAESPFELVATLSGHTKPVVCLAIGCYKMLYSGSMDHSIKVWDLDTLQCTMTLNGHSEVVTSLICWDNYLLSSSSDCTVNVWVCTEEGILKVAYTHTEKNAVLGLYGMTDAEAKPILFCSCKDNSVRIYELPTFLERGRLFTRQEVQSFEIGPNGLFFTGDGTGLLNV is encoded by the exons ATGGCTGTTATAACCACAACAAGGAGGAGTGAACGTTTCCGGCGAACAACACCACCGACATGTACGTATTGGCTAGCTGGGAGATGCAACCGAAATCCTTGTAGATTTTCGCATAGCTCACCAACATTGCCATCGAATGCATACTATAATGGCAATACCACATATAAGCATTCAAAGCAACCAACAAATTGCGCATCGAAGGCCCTCGAGAAGCCAGCAAATCGTGCACCAATGGCTGTTGTGTCTGTTGAGAAGCCAACCAAGTGTGAACCAATGGCTATGTCTGATGAGAAGATTACAGTGTGTGGACTAGAGGCTGTGTCCGTTGAGAAGCCAACCAAGTGTGAACAAAAGGCTGTATTAATTGAAAAGACCGCAGATGTGGAAGATGTGGACACTGTTGTTGCTAAGGCTCCTGTGGAGAAATCACGAAGTATTTGTAAATATTGGATGACTGACACTTGTGTGCATGGTGACCTGTGCCAGAATTTGCATTCATGGTTTTATGGTGATGGGTTTTCTACACTTGCAAAGCTTCATGAACACAAGAAG GCTGTAACCGGGATTGCATTGCCGGCTGGTTCGGACAAACTTTATTCTGGCAGCACTGATGGCACAGTTCGAGCCTGGGACTGCAACACTGGCCGCTGTCTTGGTGTGATAAACCTTAATTCTGAAGTTACCTCGTTGGTATCTGAGGGCTCATGGATATTTGCCGGTGTGAAGAATGCTGTGAAG GCATGGAATATTCAAACCGGTGCAGATTTTACTCTTGATGGACCTATGGGGCAAGTCCTGTCCTTGAATGTTGGCAATGATATCCTCCTTGCTGGAGCAGAG GATGGTGTTATTTATGCTTGGAGAGTCAGCTCTGATCCCAAAGCTGAGTCTCCTTTCGAACTGGTTGCAACACTGAGTGGTCATACTAAACCGGTGGTTTGTCTTGCTATTGGATGCTACAAGATGCTTTATTCTGGGTCCATGGACCATAGCATTAAG GTTTGGGACCTTGATACATTACAGTGCACAATGACACTTAATGGACATTCTGAGGTAGTCACATCACTTATTTGTTGGGACAATTACTTGTTATCGAGTTCTTCTGATTGCACGGTCAATGTTTGGGTGTGCACTGAGGAGGGAATTCTGAAGGTGGCATACACTCACACTGAAAAAAAT gcTGTTCTTGGACTGTATGGGATGACTGATGCAGAGGCGAAACCAATATTATTCTGCTCGTGCAAAGATAATTCAGTTCGTATATATGAATTGCCGAC gtttttagagagaggtcgACTGTTTACAAGACAAGAAGTTCAATCCTTTGAGATAGGCCCTAACGGACTCTTCTTTACTGGAGATGGGACTGGTTTGTTGAATGTGTGA
- the LOC107625751 gene encoding rhodanese-like domain-containing protein 10, with the protein MATHQLNHMFKTSMVKNHKKQQPRTPRFHVFNNATTSSTTTPMSARKLIESGTVKTIFPKDASIAMNSEGFLLLDVRPTWETEKARVVGSVHVPIFVEDTDNSPVTLLKKWVHFGYIGLWTGQYLTTLNPEFLGQVEVAIPDKGTKVLVACGEGLRSMAAASKLYNGGYKNLGWLAGGFSRSKDDDFPGIEGTEKLQYATVGGVSYYFLQLLILLQAVGK; encoded by the exons ATGGCAACTCATCAATTGAACCACATGTTCAAAACATCCATGGTGAAGAATCACAAGAAACAACAACCAAGAACACCAAGGTTCCATGTCTTCAACAATGCAACAACATCTTCAACCACAACTCCTATGAGTGCTAGGAAGCTCATAGAATCTGGCACCGTGAAAACTATATTTCCCAAAGATGCTTCAATTGCCATGAATTCTGAAGGGTTTCTTCTCCTTGATGTTAGGCCAACATGGGAGACAGAGAAGGCACGTGTTGTGGGGTCTGTGCACGTGCCAATCTTTGTTGAAGACACAGATAATAGCCCTGTAACATTACTTAAGAAATGGGTGCATTTTGGTTATATTGGATTATGGACTGGTCAATATCTAACTACATTGAACCCTGAGTTTCTTGGTCAAGTTGAAGTGGCTATTCCGGATAAGGGTACCAAGGTTCTTGTGGCTTGTGGAGAGGGATTAAG GTCAATGGCAGCAGCTTCAAAGTTATATAATGGAGGTTACAAAAATCTGGGATGGTTAGCCGGCGGCTTCAGCCGATCAAAGGACGACGACTTCCCTGGGATCGAAGGAACAGAGAAGTTGCAGTATGCTACAGTTGGAGGAGTCTCTTACTATTTTCTTCAGTTGCTTATACTTCTACAAGCAGTGGGTAAATGA
- the LOC107625748 gene encoding symplekin isoform X2, with protein MVGKAMAPTSREKLANLFNSAKFAGDVTSKLDTLRRLRRQLPPEDPVILAEFLPSLFELLSDQFSPVRKFVTEMVGEIGLKNTEFLPDIVPVLIEVLDDDTPAVVRQVILLGIDLFRSTLEKIALQGLYSSDLDSALESAWVWMVKFKDKVYSIAFQHGSGGARLLALKFVEAVIRLYTPDPNGSLEPTPHQGRPMGFNISWLRRGHPVLNVRDLSTEASHSLGLLLDQLRSPTVKSLSNSVIIVLIKSLSAIAIDRPTFYGRILPVLLNLEPSSTVVNGWRDRLAGALKEMQSDGKADQVFHLISDINGSLEKEKDVEPLIKKEEHAVNSCDSVHSNLAGKRAGSQNGGDLAEDEDVPIKRVKTTSDLKEPKKELDRGTTNSQDDTPSTAPKSSKGDVDNGHVQQLVAMFGALVARGEEAVASLEILISSISADLLADVVMANMRHLPYPNSEGDDELLHDINIIGSDDKAKYPPSFVAGVMSLSSTFPPIASLLGAHQSVSNERSQGDEEVSASGVDSAAVHSGLILTSENVSSPTDFPSSDASIPGVENGCATVPSNIHDIGNIESGIPGLDSFGRSDAYSESLAASSLASSEIQHEETNQEQATSLDQRSPLNLVTSVSTDRSEELSPKAAVADVNSLVSSTATSVVLPSRVVLPKMIAPVVDHSDEQKDQLQKLCFMRIVDAYKQIAVAGGSQVRFSILAYLGVEFPLELDPWKLLQDHILVDYTGHEGHELTLRVLYRLFGEAEEEPDFFSSTTAASAYETFLRTVAEALRDSFPPSDKSLSKLLSESPYLPKSVLKILENMCSPGNGDNIEKESNSLNADRVTQGLSAVWSLILLRPPIRNTCLKIALQSAVHHMEEVRMKAIRLVANKLYPLPSISKQIEDFAKEMLCSVTSDASEATDAEGSLADLQKGPDTEKLANETSSMTSSTKDISADNHQSVASESISPESVLEAQRLMSLYFALCTKKHSLFRQIFSIYKSTSKAVKQAVQRQIPILVRTMGSSPDLLEIISDPPIGSESLLMQVLHTLTDGTVPSRDLVVTVKQLHDSKLKDAEVLIPILPFLQKDEVMPAFPNIVNLPLEKFQAALSRMLQGSSQSGPVLTPAEVLIAIHGVDPERDGIPLKKVTDACNACFEQRQTFTQEVLAKVLNQLVEQIPLPLLFMRTVLQAIGAFPTLVDFIMGILSRLVRKQIWKYPKLWVGFLKCAQLTKPQSFGVLLQLPPAQLENALNRIAALKAPLVAYASQPDIQSTLPRSVLVVLGIVSDSQVTSQVQTSQTETAETSNSEKDTATEKSKESSTAS; from the exons ATGGTCGGAAAAGCCATGGCCCCGACCTCGCGCGAGAAGCTCGCCAACCTCTTCAACTCTGCCAAGTTCGCCGGTGATGTAACTTCCAAGCTCGATACTCTCCGCCGGTTGCGGCGCCAACTTCCGCCGGAGGACCCCGTAATCCTCGCCGAGTTCCTCCCGTCGCTTTTCGAATTACTCTCTGATCAATTCAGCCCCGTTCGCAAGTTTGTCACCGA GATGGTTGGTGAAATTGGATTGAAGAACACGGAGTTCCTGCCAGACATTGTGCCTGTGCTGATTGAAGTGTTGGACGATGACACTCCTGCTGTTGTTCGACAAGTTATATTGCTGGGAATCGATTTGTTTCGTTCCACGCTTGAGAAAATCGCACTTCAG GGTCTATATTCTAGTGATTTAGACAGTGCACTTGAATCTGCATGGGTATGGATGGTGAAATTCAAAGATAAAGTATACTCAATTGCTTTTCAA CATGGAAGTGGTGGTGCAAGGCTGCTGGCACTGAAGTTTGTTGAAGCAGTTATTCGTCTTTACACACCTGATCCCAATGGTTCCTTGGAGCCCACTCCTCATCAAG GAAGGCCCATGGGGTTTAATATATCATGGCTGAGGCGTGGTCATCCTGTGCTTAATGTTCGTGATTTGTCAACTGAAGCTAGTCACAGTTTGGGTCTCCTGCTTGATCAACTCAGGTCTCCAACTGTGAAGTCTCTGAGTAACTCAGTGATCATTGTGCTAATTAAAAG CCTTTCAGCTATTGCAATAGACAGGCCTACATTCTATGGCCGCATCTTGCCAGTTTTGCTCAATTTGGAACCCTCGAGCACTGTTGTTAATGGG TGGAGAGATCGTTTGGCTGGTGCCTTGAAGGAGATGCAGTCTGATGGGAAGGCAGACCAGGTTTTCCACCTGATATCTGATATTAACGGAAGCTTAGAGAAAGAGAAAGATGTTGAACCACTTATCAAG AAAGAGGAACATGCTGTAAATTCATGTGATTCAGTGCACAGTAATTTGGCTGGTAAGCGAGCAGGATCACAAAATGGAGGTGATTTAGCTGAAGATGAAGATGTGCCTATCAAACGTGTCAAAACAACTTCTGATTTAAAGGAACCTAAGAAAGAGTTAGACAGAGGTACCACTAACTCTCAGGATGACACTCCTTCAACGGCTCCAAAATCATCAAAAGGAGATGTAGATAATGGCCATGTGCAGCAGCTTGTTGCCATGTTTGGTGCTTTGGTTGCACGAGGTGAAGAAGCTGTTGCATCCTTGGAAATTCTTATATCAAGTATTTCTGCTGACTTGCTTGCCGATGTGGTGATGGCTAATATGCGTCACCTACCTTACCCGAATTCCGAAGGAGATGATGAACTGCTGCATGACATCAACATTATTGGTTCTGATGACAAGGCTAAATATCCACCATCTTTTGTGGCTGGCGTCATGTCACTTTCCAGTACTTTCCCACCAATAGCATCACTTCTTGGTGCTCATCAATCCGTCTCCAATGAA AGGTCTCAAGGGGACGAAGAAGTTTCTGCAAGTGGGGTAGATAGTGCTGCTGTGCATTCTGGACTAATTCTTACTTCCGAAAATGTCTCCTCTCCTACTGACTTTCCGTCCTCTGATGCCAGCATACCTGGAGTGGAGAATGGATGTGCAACTGTGCCTTCTAATATTCATGATATTGGAAACATAGAGAGTGGAATCCCTGGCCTGGATTCTTTCGGTCGTAGTGATGCTTATTCAGAAAGTTTGGCTGCTTCCTCATTGGCCTCCTCTGAGATTCAACATGAAGAAACTAATCAAGAACAAGCAACTAGTTTAGATCAAAGGTCACCACTAAACTTAGTTACATCAGTATCTACAGATAGATCTGAGGAGCTCAGCCCAAAAGCAGCTGTTGCAGATGTCAACAGCTTGGTGTCGTCAACTGCTACTTCGGTTGTGTTGCCTTCCCGTGTAGTCCTGCCAAAGATGATTGCACCTGTTGTTGACCATTCAGATGAGCAAAAGGATCAATTGCAAAAGTTGTGTTTCATGCGTATCGTTGATGCATATAAGCAAATAGCTGTAGCTGGAGGATCACAAGTCCGATTTTCAATACTTGCTTATTTAGGAGTAGAG TTTCCCTTGGAATTAGACCCGTGGAAACTATTACAAGATCATATTTTGGTTGATTATACTGGTCATGAG GGACACGAGTTGACATTGCGTGTCCTCTACAGGTTATTTGGTGAGGCTGAAGAGGAGCCTGACTTCTTTTCTTCCACAACTGCAGCTTCTGCATATGAAACATTCCTCCGAACGGTG GCAGAAGCACTTAGAGATTCTTTCCCACCTTCAGATAAATCATTAAGCAAACTGCTCAGTGAATCACCATATTTACCAAAATCAGTTTTGAAAATTCTAGAGAACATGTGTTCTCCTGGAAATGGGGATAACATTGAAAAGGAGTCAAACTCTCTGAATGCCGACAGAGTTACTCAAGGTCTCAGTGCTGTATGGAGTTTGATTCTTCTGAGGCCTCCCATTCGGAATACCTGCTTAAAAATTGCTTTACAG AGTGCAGTGCATCACATGGAAGAAGTGCGTATGAAGGCAATACGTCTG GTGGCAAATAAGCTTTATCCTTTACCATCCATTTCTAAGCAAATAGAAGATTTTGCAAAAGAGATGTTGTGCTCAGTGACAAGTGATGCATCTGAAGCTACTGATGCTGAAGGATCCCTTGCTGATTTACAAAAg GGACCTGATACTGAAAAGCTTGCAAATGAGACATCATCAATGACTAGCAGCACTAAGGACATCTCAGCAGATAATCATCAATCAGTCGCATCTGAAAGTATCTCTCCAGAATCAGTTCTTGAGGCTCAGAGGTTAATGTCATTGTATTTTGCTTTGTGTACGAAG AAACACTCTCTCTTTCGCCAAATATTTTCCATCTATAAGAGCACATCAAAAGCAGTGAAGCAG GCAGTTCAGCGTCAAATTCCTATATTAGTACGTACTATGGGCTCATCTCCAGATCTCCTTGAAATTATTTCAGATCCTCCAATTGGTAGCGAGAGCCTCCTAATGCAG GTGTTACATACACTTACAGATGGTACAGTCCCTTCTAGGGATTTAGTGGTTACAGTGAAGCAGTTGCATGATTCAAAACTTAAG GATGCGGAGGTTCTTATTCCAATATTACCATTCTTACAAAAAGATGAG GTAATGCCAGCTTTTCCGAATATTGTGAATCTTCCTTTGGAGAAGTTCCAAGCAGCGCTTAGTCGCATGTTGCAG GGATCATCACAATCTGGTCCTGTGCTCACACCTGCTGAAGTTTTAATTGCAATACATGGAGTTGACCCAGAAAGAGATGGGATTCCCTTGAAAAAG GTCACAGATGCATGTAATGCTTGCTTTGAGCAACGACAAACTTTTACCCAGGAAGTTCTTGCGAAAGTTTTGAATCAATTA GTTGAGCAGATTCCTCTTCCTTTACTGTTTATGCGTACAGTGTTGCAAGCAATTGGTGCTTTTCCAACGTTG GTGGACTTTATAATGGGAATTCTCTCGCGGCTCGTGAGGAAGCAg ATTTGGAAATACCCAAAGTTGTGGGTGGGATTCTTGAAGTGTGCTCAGTTGACAAAACCTCAATCATTTGGAGTTTTGCTTCAG CTACCTCCAGCACAATTGGAAAATGCGTTAAATAGAATTGCAGCACTAAAGGCACCATTGGTTGCTTATGCTAGCCAGCCAGATATACAGTCTACACTTCCCAG GTCTGTGCTGGTTGTTCTGGGAATTGTATCAGACTCTCAGGTTACAAGTCAGGTACAAACTAGTCAAACAGAGACTGCAGAGACATCCAACTCCGAAAAGGATACGGCAACAGAAAAATCTAAAGAATCATCTACGGCTAGCTGA
- the LOC107625748 gene encoding symplekin isoform X1: MVGKAMAPTSREKLANLFNSAKFAGDVTSKLDTLRRLRRQLPPEDPVILAEFLPSLFELLSDQFSPVRKFVTEMVGEIGLKNTEFLPDIVPVLIEVLDDDTPAVVRQVILLGIDLFRSTLEKIALQGLYSSDLDSALESAWVWMVKFKDKVYSIAFQHGSGGARLLALKFVEAVIRLYTPDPNGSLEPTPHQGRPMGFNISWLRRGHPVLNVRDLSTEASHSLGLLLDQLRSPTVKSLSNSVIIVLIKSLSAIAIDRPTFYGRILPVLLNLEPSSTVVNGVSVTAAHLALKNAFLTCSKCTHPSAAPWRDRLAGALKEMQSDGKADQVFHLISDINGSLEKEKDVEPLIKKEEHAVNSCDSVHSNLAGKRAGSQNGGDLAEDEDVPIKRVKTTSDLKEPKKELDRGTTNSQDDTPSTAPKSSKGDVDNGHVQQLVAMFGALVARGEEAVASLEILISSISADLLADVVMANMRHLPYPNSEGDDELLHDINIIGSDDKAKYPPSFVAGVMSLSSTFPPIASLLGAHQSVSNERSQGDEEVSASGVDSAAVHSGLILTSENVSSPTDFPSSDASIPGVENGCATVPSNIHDIGNIESGIPGLDSFGRSDAYSESLAASSLASSEIQHEETNQEQATSLDQRSPLNLVTSVSTDRSEELSPKAAVADVNSLVSSTATSVVLPSRVVLPKMIAPVVDHSDEQKDQLQKLCFMRIVDAYKQIAVAGGSQVRFSILAYLGVEFPLELDPWKLLQDHILVDYTGHEGHELTLRVLYRLFGEAEEEPDFFSSTTAASAYETFLRTVAEALRDSFPPSDKSLSKLLSESPYLPKSVLKILENMCSPGNGDNIEKESNSLNADRVTQGLSAVWSLILLRPPIRNTCLKIALQSAVHHMEEVRMKAIRLVANKLYPLPSISKQIEDFAKEMLCSVTSDASEATDAEGSLADLQKGPDTEKLANETSSMTSSTKDISADNHQSVASESISPESVLEAQRLMSLYFALCTKKHSLFRQIFSIYKSTSKAVKQAVQRQIPILVRTMGSSPDLLEIISDPPIGSESLLMQVLHTLTDGTVPSRDLVVTVKQLHDSKLKDAEVLIPILPFLQKDEVMPAFPNIVNLPLEKFQAALSRMLQGSSQSGPVLTPAEVLIAIHGVDPERDGIPLKKVTDACNACFEQRQTFTQEVLAKVLNQLVEQIPLPLLFMRTVLQAIGAFPTLVDFIMGILSRLVRKQIWKYPKLWVGFLKCAQLTKPQSFGVLLQLPPAQLENALNRIAALKAPLVAYASQPDIQSTLPRSVLVVLGIVSDSQVTSQVQTSQTETAETSNSEKDTATEKSKESSTAS, from the exons ATGGTCGGAAAAGCCATGGCCCCGACCTCGCGCGAGAAGCTCGCCAACCTCTTCAACTCTGCCAAGTTCGCCGGTGATGTAACTTCCAAGCTCGATACTCTCCGCCGGTTGCGGCGCCAACTTCCGCCGGAGGACCCCGTAATCCTCGCCGAGTTCCTCCCGTCGCTTTTCGAATTACTCTCTGATCAATTCAGCCCCGTTCGCAAGTTTGTCACCGA GATGGTTGGTGAAATTGGATTGAAGAACACGGAGTTCCTGCCAGACATTGTGCCTGTGCTGATTGAAGTGTTGGACGATGACACTCCTGCTGTTGTTCGACAAGTTATATTGCTGGGAATCGATTTGTTTCGTTCCACGCTTGAGAAAATCGCACTTCAG GGTCTATATTCTAGTGATTTAGACAGTGCACTTGAATCTGCATGGGTATGGATGGTGAAATTCAAAGATAAAGTATACTCAATTGCTTTTCAA CATGGAAGTGGTGGTGCAAGGCTGCTGGCACTGAAGTTTGTTGAAGCAGTTATTCGTCTTTACACACCTGATCCCAATGGTTCCTTGGAGCCCACTCCTCATCAAG GAAGGCCCATGGGGTTTAATATATCATGGCTGAGGCGTGGTCATCCTGTGCTTAATGTTCGTGATTTGTCAACTGAAGCTAGTCACAGTTTGGGTCTCCTGCTTGATCAACTCAGGTCTCCAACTGTGAAGTCTCTGAGTAACTCAGTGATCATTGTGCTAATTAAAAG CCTTTCAGCTATTGCAATAGACAGGCCTACATTCTATGGCCGCATCTTGCCAGTTTTGCTCAATTTGGAACCCTCGAGCACTGTTGTTAATGGGGTGAGTGTAACAGCGGCACATCTTGCTTTGAAGAATGCCTTTCTGACATGCTCAAAATGTACACATCCAAGTGCTGCTCCG TGGAGAGATCGTTTGGCTGGTGCCTTGAAGGAGATGCAGTCTGATGGGAAGGCAGACCAGGTTTTCCACCTGATATCTGATATTAACGGAAGCTTAGAGAAAGAGAAAGATGTTGAACCACTTATCAAG AAAGAGGAACATGCTGTAAATTCATGTGATTCAGTGCACAGTAATTTGGCTGGTAAGCGAGCAGGATCACAAAATGGAGGTGATTTAGCTGAAGATGAAGATGTGCCTATCAAACGTGTCAAAACAACTTCTGATTTAAAGGAACCTAAGAAAGAGTTAGACAGAGGTACCACTAACTCTCAGGATGACACTCCTTCAACGGCTCCAAAATCATCAAAAGGAGATGTAGATAATGGCCATGTGCAGCAGCTTGTTGCCATGTTTGGTGCTTTGGTTGCACGAGGTGAAGAAGCTGTTGCATCCTTGGAAATTCTTATATCAAGTATTTCTGCTGACTTGCTTGCCGATGTGGTGATGGCTAATATGCGTCACCTACCTTACCCGAATTCCGAAGGAGATGATGAACTGCTGCATGACATCAACATTATTGGTTCTGATGACAAGGCTAAATATCCACCATCTTTTGTGGCTGGCGTCATGTCACTTTCCAGTACTTTCCCACCAATAGCATCACTTCTTGGTGCTCATCAATCCGTCTCCAATGAA AGGTCTCAAGGGGACGAAGAAGTTTCTGCAAGTGGGGTAGATAGTGCTGCTGTGCATTCTGGACTAATTCTTACTTCCGAAAATGTCTCCTCTCCTACTGACTTTCCGTCCTCTGATGCCAGCATACCTGGAGTGGAGAATGGATGTGCAACTGTGCCTTCTAATATTCATGATATTGGAAACATAGAGAGTGGAATCCCTGGCCTGGATTCTTTCGGTCGTAGTGATGCTTATTCAGAAAGTTTGGCTGCTTCCTCATTGGCCTCCTCTGAGATTCAACATGAAGAAACTAATCAAGAACAAGCAACTAGTTTAGATCAAAGGTCACCACTAAACTTAGTTACATCAGTATCTACAGATAGATCTGAGGAGCTCAGCCCAAAAGCAGCTGTTGCAGATGTCAACAGCTTGGTGTCGTCAACTGCTACTTCGGTTGTGTTGCCTTCCCGTGTAGTCCTGCCAAAGATGATTGCACCTGTTGTTGACCATTCAGATGAGCAAAAGGATCAATTGCAAAAGTTGTGTTTCATGCGTATCGTTGATGCATATAAGCAAATAGCTGTAGCTGGAGGATCACAAGTCCGATTTTCAATACTTGCTTATTTAGGAGTAGAG TTTCCCTTGGAATTAGACCCGTGGAAACTATTACAAGATCATATTTTGGTTGATTATACTGGTCATGAG GGACACGAGTTGACATTGCGTGTCCTCTACAGGTTATTTGGTGAGGCTGAAGAGGAGCCTGACTTCTTTTCTTCCACAACTGCAGCTTCTGCATATGAAACATTCCTCCGAACGGTG GCAGAAGCACTTAGAGATTCTTTCCCACCTTCAGATAAATCATTAAGCAAACTGCTCAGTGAATCACCATATTTACCAAAATCAGTTTTGAAAATTCTAGAGAACATGTGTTCTCCTGGAAATGGGGATAACATTGAAAAGGAGTCAAACTCTCTGAATGCCGACAGAGTTACTCAAGGTCTCAGTGCTGTATGGAGTTTGATTCTTCTGAGGCCTCCCATTCGGAATACCTGCTTAAAAATTGCTTTACAG AGTGCAGTGCATCACATGGAAGAAGTGCGTATGAAGGCAATACGTCTG GTGGCAAATAAGCTTTATCCTTTACCATCCATTTCTAAGCAAATAGAAGATTTTGCAAAAGAGATGTTGTGCTCAGTGACAAGTGATGCATCTGAAGCTACTGATGCTGAAGGATCCCTTGCTGATTTACAAAAg GGACCTGATACTGAAAAGCTTGCAAATGAGACATCATCAATGACTAGCAGCACTAAGGACATCTCAGCAGATAATCATCAATCAGTCGCATCTGAAAGTATCTCTCCAGAATCAGTTCTTGAGGCTCAGAGGTTAATGTCATTGTATTTTGCTTTGTGTACGAAG AAACACTCTCTCTTTCGCCAAATATTTTCCATCTATAAGAGCACATCAAAAGCAGTGAAGCAG GCAGTTCAGCGTCAAATTCCTATATTAGTACGTACTATGGGCTCATCTCCAGATCTCCTTGAAATTATTTCAGATCCTCCAATTGGTAGCGAGAGCCTCCTAATGCAG GTGTTACATACACTTACAGATGGTACAGTCCCTTCTAGGGATTTAGTGGTTACAGTGAAGCAGTTGCATGATTCAAAACTTAAG GATGCGGAGGTTCTTATTCCAATATTACCATTCTTACAAAAAGATGAG GTAATGCCAGCTTTTCCGAATATTGTGAATCTTCCTTTGGAGAAGTTCCAAGCAGCGCTTAGTCGCATGTTGCAG GGATCATCACAATCTGGTCCTGTGCTCACACCTGCTGAAGTTTTAATTGCAATACATGGAGTTGACCCAGAAAGAGATGGGATTCCCTTGAAAAAG GTCACAGATGCATGTAATGCTTGCTTTGAGCAACGACAAACTTTTACCCAGGAAGTTCTTGCGAAAGTTTTGAATCAATTA GTTGAGCAGATTCCTCTTCCTTTACTGTTTATGCGTACAGTGTTGCAAGCAATTGGTGCTTTTCCAACGTTG GTGGACTTTATAATGGGAATTCTCTCGCGGCTCGTGAGGAAGCAg ATTTGGAAATACCCAAAGTTGTGGGTGGGATTCTTGAAGTGTGCTCAGTTGACAAAACCTCAATCATTTGGAGTTTTGCTTCAG CTACCTCCAGCACAATTGGAAAATGCGTTAAATAGAATTGCAGCACTAAAGGCACCATTGGTTGCTTATGCTAGCCAGCCAGATATACAGTCTACACTTCCCAG GTCTGTGCTGGTTGTTCTGGGAATTGTATCAGACTCTCAGGTTACAAGTCAGGTACAAACTAGTCAAACAGAGACTGCAGAGACATCCAACTCCGAAAAGGATACGGCAACAGAAAAATCTAAAGAATCATCTACGGCTAGCTGA